The genomic window GCAATGAAAGTTTAATGAGGTCAAAAACGATAAACCTCCTATGTCTGGTCGTCCTCTCTTTCGGTGGGTCCTGAGAATAACAATCGTCTGCGTGGTCCTCGCGGTATGCTTGTGGACGATCTGGCCCTGGCTGCCTTCGCAGAAGGACAGACGTCCCAGGACGATCGTGCTCTACGGTTTTTCCATCCTTGAACCTGTGATCACGAAGGGGATATTCCCGGCTTTCCAGAAGAGGTGGTTCGAGCAGACGGGGCAGAGGGTGGAACTCATCAGCTCCTTCGGCGGGTCGGGTACCGTGACGAACCAGTTGATCATGGGGGTTCCCGCGGAGGTAGCCATCCTCTCGACGGAGCTCGACGCCCAGCGCCTTCACAAGGCAGGTGTTGTTCGCGGCGACACCTGGAAGAGGCTGCCGCATAAGGGCGTGATGAACCGCACCCCCTTCATAATACAGGTACGACCGGGCAATCCGAAGGGAATATACGATTTCCCGGACCTCACCCGGCCCGGGATACGCATCGTCCACACGGACCCGTTGACATCGGGGGCCGCCAACTGGGCCATCGTGGCCGAATATGGTGCTGCCGTGAGACGAACCGGTTCGGACCCCGACGCGGGGAGGGCCATGCTGCTTGGCATCTGGAGAAACGTGGCGGTCCAGGCAGGCAGCGGCAGGGCGGCCAGGACCCAGTTCGACAGCGGTTTTGGCGACGCCCTCATCACCTATGAACAGGACGCCATATGGAGCCGCTCCCGCGGCTCGTCACGCTTTGAGATCGTTTACCCCCGAAGCACGATCCTGAGCGAACACACGGTGGTCGTCATTGATCAGCGTGTTTCGGAAAAACAAAGGGAACTCGTCGGCGCCTTCGTTGATTTCCTCTGGAGCGAGGAAGCGCAGCGCATCTTTGTAAGGAGCGGGTTTCGCAGCGTCGATGAGAGGTTGAATTCACTCAACCCGCAGTTCGGACATATCCACGACCCCTTCTTCATCGACGATTTCGGAGGCTGGCGGAAGGCGAAGGTCACCATCATCGATGAAATGTGGAAGAATGGGGTCCTTAAGGAGTTGAAGCCATGAACCAGGGCAAGGCGTTCTACAAGAAGATCTCACACATACTCCCCGCGGGCTTTCTGGTGCTGGTCCTGCTTCCCCTGTTGCTCCTGCCCCTGGCATCGGTCTTTATCTATGCCACGCGGGGAGGCCCTGGCAATCTTGGGGCTTCCCTCATCACGACGGATGTGCTTTTCGCCCTGCGCTTCAGCCTGATCGTGGCCTTCGCCACTGCGGTGATCAACACCGTGCTCGGCACCTACGCGGCCTGGGTCCTCAGCAAGACCCGCTTCCCCGGGCGCGAACAGCTGGGGATCATACTGAATCTGCCTGTCGCCATACCCAACGTTGTCGTCGGCACATCCCTGCTGTTGCTCTGGGGGCCTATCGGACTCTTCGGACAGGTGCTGGAGCCCCTGGGGATACAGCCCATGTTCACCCCCGTGGGTGTCCTGCTGGCGCACGTGTTTGTCACGTTTCCCTACATGCTGGGAACCATCAAGCCCCTGCTGGACGATCTGGAGACGACGTACGAAGAGGCCGCGTACACCATGGGCGCCAGCCGGTGGCAGGCTTTTCTGCACGTTGTGTTTCCGGCGCTCAAGGGCGGCCTGCTCACGGGTGCCCTGCTGACCTTTGCCCACTCCCTGGGTGAGTTCGGGGCAACGGTCATGGTATCGGGGAACCTGAGACTGCGGACACAGACTGCCCCGTTGTACATCTTCTCCCAGTTCGAGAGCGGCAACATTCAGGCGGCCAATTCAGTTGCGGCCGTCCTTGCCATCCTTTCCTTCGGGCTCTTCTCCCTTATCCTTTTTCTCGCCGCGCGAACGGGCAGGAAAGGGGCTCAGCGAGGTAAATAATGTCAATTCTTATCGATCAGATCAGCAAGAGGTACGGAGATCACACCGTTGTCGATCGGGTCTCGCTGGATGTTAACGATGGGGAACTCGTTGTTCTCCTTGGATCCAGCGGCAGCGGGAAGAGCACCATTCTGCGCCTGGTGGCAGGTCTCATACTGCCCGATGAGGGACGGATCATGCTGAGCGGTGTCGATATTACCCACCTTCCTCCCCAGAGGCGCGGTCTCGGGTTTGTCTTTCAGAACTATTCGATCTTTCCCAATATGACCATCGCCGAGAACATCGAATTCGGCATGAAGATCAGAAAGGTCGCCGTCCGGGAGCGGAAGGCACGCAGCGAGCATCTGCTCGAGCTGGTAGGTCTGCCCGGGCTGGGTTCCCGGTACTCGTCGCAGTTGTC from Syntrophorhabdus sp. includes these protein-coding regions:
- a CDS encoding solute-binding protein is translated as MSGRPLFRWVLRITIVCVVLAVCLWTIWPWLPSQKDRRPRTIVLYGFSILEPVITKGIFPAFQKRWFEQTGQRVELISSFGGSGTVTNQLIMGVPAEVAILSTELDAQRLHKAGVVRGDTWKRLPHKGVMNRTPFIIQVRPGNPKGIYDFPDLTRPGIRIVHTDPLTSGAANWAIVAEYGAAVRRTGSDPDAGRAMLLGIWRNVAVQAGSGRAARTQFDSGFGDALITYEQDAIWSRSRGSSRFEIVYPRSTILSEHTVVVIDQRVSEKQRELVGAFVDFLWSEEAQRIFVRSGFRSVDERLNSLNPQFGHIHDPFFIDDFGGWRKAKVTIIDEMWKNGVLKELKP
- a CDS encoding ABC transporter permease; amino-acid sequence: MNQGKAFYKKISHILPAGFLVLVLLPLLLLPLASVFIYATRGGPGNLGASLITTDVLFALRFSLIVAFATAVINTVLGTYAAWVLSKTRFPGREQLGIILNLPVAIPNVVVGTSLLLLWGPIGLFGQVLEPLGIQPMFTPVGVLLAHVFVTFPYMLGTIKPLLDDLETTYEEAAYTMGASRWQAFLHVVFPALKGGLLTGALLTFAHSLGEFGATVMVSGNLRLRTQTAPLYIFSQFESGNIQAANSVAAVLAILSFGLFSLILFLAARTGRKGAQRGK